The following proteins are encoded in a genomic region of Montipora foliosa isolate CH-2021 chromosome 10, ASM3666993v2, whole genome shotgun sequence:
- the LOC137973676 gene encoding solute carrier family 4 member 11-like isoform X1, translating to MDSSFPSDIFNENEMYGSVTKEEGSGDETVQMQSFSNGEDDDLEVIALQREADGPQLDGLADVSGFFGCTSFSAEDPLCEEDGLSTSLMLSSHHKLMPKNFSGEIRAAKDVEIFLERPTLLLGLQETSLQGIIDAMLQKMITREDAKDINFDQARMAFFTRDSVHCLSQIIQGTEISDGGGWEETQNWLIALGELPSVQQSHVAIARLKHPVNLGRSLQETQLVVLVLAPSKIKSTKSPLETGRTFATLLSNIETRQNLTEVETEEQFKKVLADRRHYLASWAGHRTTRSPKRQLALHPKSSFVHQKEDQKKSELCSFGCGLMRDLRRRWPHYISDFKDGIRGRHTIPKMISTTLFLYFACILPSIAFGVLNSRNTKGQIDVQKVIISQGFGGMLFAFFGGQPLIVMLTTAPLALYIKVIYNISEDFDLDFFALYSCTGLWNSFFILIYSTFGLSQIMKWSTRSTEEIFALFISLAFTVDALSSIVKEYSNLHCPSHCLNSSTSHISQSSINCTQLNGSSLCHREGGISYAVISLGTVWIGLALYNFRKSPYLDAGKREALADYALVVAVLAMSFVASYFLRDLGSYQFQAASSFSFAVAPLHKLTWGAVFAGMGLGFSLSLLFFMDQNISSAMVNNPGNKLKKGSAYHWDLLIVALANGFLSIFGLPWVHAALPHSPLHVRALADVEERVDRGHVFETIVKVRETRLTGLLSSLLIALSLLMLPTPLTLIPTPVLDGLFLFMAITALDGNQMFERALLLITEQAAYPPNHYIRHVPQRKMHIYTAVQFLQLGILCGFGFAPLPYLKMVFPVLLMFILPIRHLLVPKLIPSQYLEALDAHL from the exons ATGGACAGCTCCTTTCCTTCAGATATCTTCAATGAAAATGAGATGTATGGGTCTGTCACTAAAGAGGAGGGCAGTGGTGATGAAACAGTCCAAATGCAGTCATTTTCAAACGGCGAAGATGACGATTTGGAGGTCATTGCGTTGCAGCGTGAGGCGGACGGGCCACAGCTGGATGGATTAGCCGATGTATCGGGATTTTTCGGCTGTACCTCGTTTTCTGCGGAAG ATCCACTTTGTGAAGAAGATGGACTCAGCACTTCTCTTATGCTTTCAAGTCACCAT AAACTGATGCCAAAGAACTTCTCAGGGGAAATCAGAGCAGCTAAAGATGTGGAGATATTTCTTGAACGACCAACCCTACTTCTTGGTCTCCAGGAGACAAGTTTACAAGGGATTATTGATGCAATGCTGCAAAAAATGATAACCAGGGAAGATGCGAAGGATATTAATTTTGACCAAGCTAGGATGGCCTTCTTTACTAGGGATTCAG TCCACTGTTTGTCGCAAATAATCCAAGGAACTGAGATATCAGATGGAGGAGGCTgggaagaaacacagaattggCTCATTGCTTT AGGAGAGCTGCCGTCAGTACAGCAGAGTCATGTGGCTATTGCTAGGTTGAAGCACCCAGTTAACCTAGGAAGATCACTTCAGGAGACTCAACTTGTAGTCTTAGTTCTTGCTCCAAGTAAAATT AAAAGCACCAAAAGCCCTTTAGAGACAGGAAGGACCTTTGCAACCTTACTGTCGAACATAGAAACAAGACAAAATCTCACTGAAGTAGAAACAGAGGAGCAGTTCAAG AAAGTGTTGGCTGACCGCAGACATTACCTTGCTTCTTGGGCGGGGCACAGAACAACGAGATCTCCAAAGAGGCAATTGGCACTTCATCCTAAGTCCTCCTTTGTTCACCAAAAGGAAGATCAAAAG AAATCTGAACTCTGTTCATTTGGATGTGGGCTCATGAGAGACCTGAGGAGAAGATGGCCACATTATATATCAGATTTTAaagatg GCATAAGAGGTCGCCATACAATTCCTAAGATGATCTCCACAACTCTGTTTTTGTACTTTGCTTGCATTCTCCCGTCCATTGCCTTTGGTGTCCTCAACAGCCGCAATACAAAAGGACAGATTG ATGTACAGAAAGTAATCATATCACAGGGGTTTGGAGGGATGTTGTTTGCTTTCTTTGGAGGACAGCCATTGATTGTGATGCTTACCACAGCTCCCCTGGCGCTTTATATAAAAG TGATCTATAACATCTCAGAAGACTTTGATCTGGATTTCTTTGCATTATATTCCTGTACTGGACTTTGGAATTCTTTTTTCATTCTTATTTATTCTACATTTGGACTCTCACAGATTATGAAGTGGTCAACAAG GTCTACTGAGGAAATCTTTGCTTTGTTCATCTCTCTTGCATTCACAGTGGATGCACTTAGTAGCATTGTCAAAG AATATTCCAACCTTCATTGCCCAAGTCATTGTCTGAATTCCTCAACAAGTCACATTTCTCAGTCTTCAATTAATTGTACTCAGTTAAATGGTAGCTCACTCTGTCACAGAGAAGGTGGTATTTCGTATGCTGTAATAAGCTTGGGGACGGTTTGGATTGGTCTAGCACTGTATAACTTTCGTAAGAG cCCATATCTCGATGCTGGCAAACGAGAGGCTCTGGCTGATTATGCTCTTGTGGTAGCTGTTCTTGCTATGTCCTTTGTGGCTTCATATTTTCTAAGAGACCTTGGAA GCTATCAGTTCCAAGCTGCTAGTTCGTTTTCCTTTGCTGTTGCTCCTCTCCATAAGCTCACTTGGGGAGCAGTTTTTGCTGGTATGGGACTTGGATTTTCACTTTCATTGTTATTCTTCATGGATCAGAATATTTCAAGTGCAATGGTGAATAACCCTGGAAATAA ATTAAAGAAAGGGAGTGCTTACCACTGGGACTTGCTTATAGTGGCATTAGCAAATGGAttcctttctatttttggcCTGCCCTGGGTACATGCTGCATTGCCCCACTCACCCCTCCATGTGAGGGCACTTGCTGATGTGGAGGAAAGGGTAGACAGAGGACATGTGTTTGAAAC CATTGTAAAAGTAAGAGAAACAAGATTAACTGGCCTGCTGTCCAGTCTTCTTATTGCATTATCCTTGCTGATGTTGCCCACACCACTCACACTTATTCCAACACCTGTGTTAGATGGCTTGTTCCTTTTCATGGCGATAACAGCATTAGATGGAAATCAAATGTTTGAAAGAGCATTGCTCTTGATTACAGAACAG GCTGCATACCCTCCCAATCACTACATCCGCCATGTTCCTCAGAGGAAGATGCACATATATACTGCTGTTCAGTTCCTTCAGTTGGGTATCCTGTGTGGATTTGGCTTTGCCCCTTTGCCGTACCTCAAGATGGTATTTCCTGTTCTTCTCATGTTCATTTTGCCTATAAG gCATCTTTTAGTTCCAAAGCTCATCCCTTCACAGTATCTGGAAGCATTAGATGCTCACTTGtga
- the LOC137973676 gene encoding solute carrier family 4 member 11-like isoform X2 gives MSIMIMQVNNTIPLTMNPLCEEDGLSTSLMLSSHHKLMPKNFSGEIRAAKDVEIFLERPTLLLGLQETSLQGIIDAMLQKMITREDAKDINFDQARMAFFTRDSVHCLSQIIQGTEISDGGGWEETQNWLIALGELPSVQQSHVAIARLKHPVNLGRSLQETQLVVLVLAPSKIKSTKSPLETGRTFATLLSNIETRQNLTEVETEEQFKKVLADRRHYLASWAGHRTTRSPKRQLALHPKSSFVHQKEDQKKSELCSFGCGLMRDLRRRWPHYISDFKDGIRGRHTIPKMISTTLFLYFACILPSIAFGVLNSRNTKGQIDVQKVIISQGFGGMLFAFFGGQPLIVMLTTAPLALYIKVIYNISEDFDLDFFALYSCTGLWNSFFILIYSTFGLSQIMKWSTRSTEEIFALFISLAFTVDALSSIVKEYSNLHCPSHCLNSSTSHISQSSINCTQLNGSSLCHREGGISYAVISLGTVWIGLALYNFRKSPYLDAGKREALADYALVVAVLAMSFVASYFLRDLGSYQFQAASSFSFAVAPLHKLTWGAVFAGMGLGFSLSLLFFMDQNISSAMVNNPGNKLKKGSAYHWDLLIVALANGFLSIFGLPWVHAALPHSPLHVRALADVEERVDRGHVFETIVKVRETRLTGLLSSLLIALSLLMLPTPLTLIPTPVLDGLFLFMAITALDGNQMFERALLLITEQAAYPPNHYIRHVPQRKMHIYTAVQFLQLGILCGFGFAPLPYLKMVFPVLLMFILPIRHLLVPKLIPSQYLEALDAHL, from the exons ATGTCAATTATGATTATGCAAGTTAACAATACAATACCTCTGACAATGA ATCCACTTTGTGAAGAAGATGGACTCAGCACTTCTCTTATGCTTTCAAGTCACCAT AAACTGATGCCAAAGAACTTCTCAGGGGAAATCAGAGCAGCTAAAGATGTGGAGATATTTCTTGAACGACCAACCCTACTTCTTGGTCTCCAGGAGACAAGTTTACAAGGGATTATTGATGCAATGCTGCAAAAAATGATAACCAGGGAAGATGCGAAGGATATTAATTTTGACCAAGCTAGGATGGCCTTCTTTACTAGGGATTCAG TCCACTGTTTGTCGCAAATAATCCAAGGAACTGAGATATCAGATGGAGGAGGCTgggaagaaacacagaattggCTCATTGCTTT AGGAGAGCTGCCGTCAGTACAGCAGAGTCATGTGGCTATTGCTAGGTTGAAGCACCCAGTTAACCTAGGAAGATCACTTCAGGAGACTCAACTTGTAGTCTTAGTTCTTGCTCCAAGTAAAATT AAAAGCACCAAAAGCCCTTTAGAGACAGGAAGGACCTTTGCAACCTTACTGTCGAACATAGAAACAAGACAAAATCTCACTGAAGTAGAAACAGAGGAGCAGTTCAAG AAAGTGTTGGCTGACCGCAGACATTACCTTGCTTCTTGGGCGGGGCACAGAACAACGAGATCTCCAAAGAGGCAATTGGCACTTCATCCTAAGTCCTCCTTTGTTCACCAAAAGGAAGATCAAAAG AAATCTGAACTCTGTTCATTTGGATGTGGGCTCATGAGAGACCTGAGGAGAAGATGGCCACATTATATATCAGATTTTAaagatg GCATAAGAGGTCGCCATACAATTCCTAAGATGATCTCCACAACTCTGTTTTTGTACTTTGCTTGCATTCTCCCGTCCATTGCCTTTGGTGTCCTCAACAGCCGCAATACAAAAGGACAGATTG ATGTACAGAAAGTAATCATATCACAGGGGTTTGGAGGGATGTTGTTTGCTTTCTTTGGAGGACAGCCATTGATTGTGATGCTTACCACAGCTCCCCTGGCGCTTTATATAAAAG TGATCTATAACATCTCAGAAGACTTTGATCTGGATTTCTTTGCATTATATTCCTGTACTGGACTTTGGAATTCTTTTTTCATTCTTATTTATTCTACATTTGGACTCTCACAGATTATGAAGTGGTCAACAAG GTCTACTGAGGAAATCTTTGCTTTGTTCATCTCTCTTGCATTCACAGTGGATGCACTTAGTAGCATTGTCAAAG AATATTCCAACCTTCATTGCCCAAGTCATTGTCTGAATTCCTCAACAAGTCACATTTCTCAGTCTTCAATTAATTGTACTCAGTTAAATGGTAGCTCACTCTGTCACAGAGAAGGTGGTATTTCGTATGCTGTAATAAGCTTGGGGACGGTTTGGATTGGTCTAGCACTGTATAACTTTCGTAAGAG cCCATATCTCGATGCTGGCAAACGAGAGGCTCTGGCTGATTATGCTCTTGTGGTAGCTGTTCTTGCTATGTCCTTTGTGGCTTCATATTTTCTAAGAGACCTTGGAA GCTATCAGTTCCAAGCTGCTAGTTCGTTTTCCTTTGCTGTTGCTCCTCTCCATAAGCTCACTTGGGGAGCAGTTTTTGCTGGTATGGGACTTGGATTTTCACTTTCATTGTTATTCTTCATGGATCAGAATATTTCAAGTGCAATGGTGAATAACCCTGGAAATAA ATTAAAGAAAGGGAGTGCTTACCACTGGGACTTGCTTATAGTGGCATTAGCAAATGGAttcctttctatttttggcCTGCCCTGGGTACATGCTGCATTGCCCCACTCACCCCTCCATGTGAGGGCACTTGCTGATGTGGAGGAAAGGGTAGACAGAGGACATGTGTTTGAAAC CATTGTAAAAGTAAGAGAAACAAGATTAACTGGCCTGCTGTCCAGTCTTCTTATTGCATTATCCTTGCTGATGTTGCCCACACCACTCACACTTATTCCAACACCTGTGTTAGATGGCTTGTTCCTTTTCATGGCGATAACAGCATTAGATGGAAATCAAATGTTTGAAAGAGCATTGCTCTTGATTACAGAACAG GCTGCATACCCTCCCAATCACTACATCCGCCATGTTCCTCAGAGGAAGATGCACATATATACTGCTGTTCAGTTCCTTCAGTTGGGTATCCTGTGTGGATTTGGCTTTGCCCCTTTGCCGTACCTCAAGATGGTATTTCCTGTTCTTCTCATGTTCATTTTGCCTATAAG gCATCTTTTAGTTCCAAAGCTCATCCCTTCACAGTATCTGGAAGCATTAGATGCTCACTTGtga
- the LOC137973676 gene encoding solute carrier family 4 member 11-like isoform X3, giving the protein MLSSHHKLMPKNFSGEIRAAKDVEIFLERPTLLLGLQETSLQGIIDAMLQKMITREDAKDINFDQARMAFFTRDSVHCLSQIIQGTEISDGGGWEETQNWLIALGELPSVQQSHVAIARLKHPVNLGRSLQETQLVVLVLAPSKIKSTKSPLETGRTFATLLSNIETRQNLTEVETEEQFKKVLADRRHYLASWAGHRTTRSPKRQLALHPKSSFVHQKEDQKKSELCSFGCGLMRDLRRRWPHYISDFKDGIRGRHTIPKMISTTLFLYFACILPSIAFGVLNSRNTKGQIDVQKVIISQGFGGMLFAFFGGQPLIVMLTTAPLALYIKVIYNISEDFDLDFFALYSCTGLWNSFFILIYSTFGLSQIMKWSTRSTEEIFALFISLAFTVDALSSIVKEYSNLHCPSHCLNSSTSHISQSSINCTQLNGSSLCHREGGISYAVISLGTVWIGLALYNFRKSPYLDAGKREALADYALVVAVLAMSFVASYFLRDLGSYQFQAASSFSFAVAPLHKLTWGAVFAGMGLGFSLSLLFFMDQNISSAMVNNPGNKLKKGSAYHWDLLIVALANGFLSIFGLPWVHAALPHSPLHVRALADVEERVDRGHVFETIVKVRETRLTGLLSSLLIALSLLMLPTPLTLIPTPVLDGLFLFMAITALDGNQMFERALLLITEQAAYPPNHYIRHVPQRKMHIYTAVQFLQLGILCGFGFAPLPYLKMVFPVLLMFILPIRHLLVPKLIPSQYLEALDAHL; this is encoded by the exons ATGCTTTCAAGTCACCAT AAACTGATGCCAAAGAACTTCTCAGGGGAAATCAGAGCAGCTAAAGATGTGGAGATATTTCTTGAACGACCAACCCTACTTCTTGGTCTCCAGGAGACAAGTTTACAAGGGATTATTGATGCAATGCTGCAAAAAATGATAACCAGGGAAGATGCGAAGGATATTAATTTTGACCAAGCTAGGATGGCCTTCTTTACTAGGGATTCAG TCCACTGTTTGTCGCAAATAATCCAAGGAACTGAGATATCAGATGGAGGAGGCTgggaagaaacacagaattggCTCATTGCTTT AGGAGAGCTGCCGTCAGTACAGCAGAGTCATGTGGCTATTGCTAGGTTGAAGCACCCAGTTAACCTAGGAAGATCACTTCAGGAGACTCAACTTGTAGTCTTAGTTCTTGCTCCAAGTAAAATT AAAAGCACCAAAAGCCCTTTAGAGACAGGAAGGACCTTTGCAACCTTACTGTCGAACATAGAAACAAGACAAAATCTCACTGAAGTAGAAACAGAGGAGCAGTTCAAG AAAGTGTTGGCTGACCGCAGACATTACCTTGCTTCTTGGGCGGGGCACAGAACAACGAGATCTCCAAAGAGGCAATTGGCACTTCATCCTAAGTCCTCCTTTGTTCACCAAAAGGAAGATCAAAAG AAATCTGAACTCTGTTCATTTGGATGTGGGCTCATGAGAGACCTGAGGAGAAGATGGCCACATTATATATCAGATTTTAaagatg GCATAAGAGGTCGCCATACAATTCCTAAGATGATCTCCACAACTCTGTTTTTGTACTTTGCTTGCATTCTCCCGTCCATTGCCTTTGGTGTCCTCAACAGCCGCAATACAAAAGGACAGATTG ATGTACAGAAAGTAATCATATCACAGGGGTTTGGAGGGATGTTGTTTGCTTTCTTTGGAGGACAGCCATTGATTGTGATGCTTACCACAGCTCCCCTGGCGCTTTATATAAAAG TGATCTATAACATCTCAGAAGACTTTGATCTGGATTTCTTTGCATTATATTCCTGTACTGGACTTTGGAATTCTTTTTTCATTCTTATTTATTCTACATTTGGACTCTCACAGATTATGAAGTGGTCAACAAG GTCTACTGAGGAAATCTTTGCTTTGTTCATCTCTCTTGCATTCACAGTGGATGCACTTAGTAGCATTGTCAAAG AATATTCCAACCTTCATTGCCCAAGTCATTGTCTGAATTCCTCAACAAGTCACATTTCTCAGTCTTCAATTAATTGTACTCAGTTAAATGGTAGCTCACTCTGTCACAGAGAAGGTGGTATTTCGTATGCTGTAATAAGCTTGGGGACGGTTTGGATTGGTCTAGCACTGTATAACTTTCGTAAGAG cCCATATCTCGATGCTGGCAAACGAGAGGCTCTGGCTGATTATGCTCTTGTGGTAGCTGTTCTTGCTATGTCCTTTGTGGCTTCATATTTTCTAAGAGACCTTGGAA GCTATCAGTTCCAAGCTGCTAGTTCGTTTTCCTTTGCTGTTGCTCCTCTCCATAAGCTCACTTGGGGAGCAGTTTTTGCTGGTATGGGACTTGGATTTTCACTTTCATTGTTATTCTTCATGGATCAGAATATTTCAAGTGCAATGGTGAATAACCCTGGAAATAA ATTAAAGAAAGGGAGTGCTTACCACTGGGACTTGCTTATAGTGGCATTAGCAAATGGAttcctttctatttttggcCTGCCCTGGGTACATGCTGCATTGCCCCACTCACCCCTCCATGTGAGGGCACTTGCTGATGTGGAGGAAAGGGTAGACAGAGGACATGTGTTTGAAAC CATTGTAAAAGTAAGAGAAACAAGATTAACTGGCCTGCTGTCCAGTCTTCTTATTGCATTATCCTTGCTGATGTTGCCCACACCACTCACACTTATTCCAACACCTGTGTTAGATGGCTTGTTCCTTTTCATGGCGATAACAGCATTAGATGGAAATCAAATGTTTGAAAGAGCATTGCTCTTGATTACAGAACAG GCTGCATACCCTCCCAATCACTACATCCGCCATGTTCCTCAGAGGAAGATGCACATATATACTGCTGTTCAGTTCCTTCAGTTGGGTATCCTGTGTGGATTTGGCTTTGCCCCTTTGCCGTACCTCAAGATGGTATTTCCTGTTCTTCTCATGTTCATTTTGCCTATAAG gCATCTTTTAGTTCCAAAGCTCATCCCTTCACAGTATCTGGAAGCATTAGATGCTCACTTGtga
- the LOC137973678 gene encoding RING finger protein 11-like: protein MGNCLKSSGQDDISLLRGDESPDSPRAGEPPPPYQEEAPIFIQSQHAPHLLSEDQQIRLAQRLGLIQHLPVGKYDGSKGKKRECVICMTDFCMGDPIRFLPCMHIYHKDCIEDWLVRSFTCPSCMEPVEAALLSTYYEASTE, encoded by the exons ATGGGAAACTGTTTGAAAAGCTCTGGACAAGACGATATTTCGCTGTTACGTGGCGACGAGAGTCCCGATTCACCAAGAGCTGGCGAACCACCACCGCCATATcaa gaaGAGGCTCctatttttattcaaagtcAACATGCTCCGCATTTACTCTCCGAAGATCAGCAGATTCGCTTAGCACAGCGCTTGGGACTCATTCAACATCTCCCCGTCGGAAAGTATGATGGCTCCAAAGGGAAAAAACGCGA GTGTGTAATATGTATGACTGATTTTTGCATGGGAGATCCAATTCGTTTTCTTCCATGTATGCACATTTACCACAAAGACTGTATTGAAGACTGGCTGGTGAGGTCTTTCACGTGCCCGTCTTGTATGGAACCTGTAGAAGCTGCATTACTGTCAACGTACTATGAAGCATCTACAGAATAA